The following is a genomic window from Miscanthus floridulus cultivar M001 chromosome 14, ASM1932011v1, whole genome shotgun sequence.
caagcggtcgcgtgtagacgctgcccaaaaacctgattgccgcCCCGTGCAGGAGTCTCGCGGCAGTGGTTTCGGAGATCCCGCTCTCTTCAAGTCCGGTGCACGCCGAACTCAAAGGTCGACGAGGCGCAGCAGCGAGAATCTCAGCACAGCGAGTGGGAAGGTGAGCGTGTGAATCCGTACCCTTCAACCAGAACGTCTCCTGGTTTTATAGgccttcatagtgcatcaattcCCTTCATCAAGCAGTAAAAACTGCCCAATTTAATGACAGAAAATGCTGCAATCAAACAGCAGAAACTGACACACCTTATTACTATTTAAAATggcagtttcaatcacattgaagcGCCATTACGCTCAGCATAAAAAAATAGAAACTACACAAATAATAGCCTACTGTATAAGtcacaagtcacgcgatttttcacgcgaaaaatgcgcgcgagctgcacgtgcgtgtagcaacagtctccttctctctcattttcacgtattttgcatagagaggagactcccatatttaagcaaggcaacctctccttgaattagcaatatagaactataggttgtgcatgctttggaatttttagattaggccaaacatgggcctaaatccaacagaatatggatgttggtgaattgaggcctaggcaagtgaatgatgataaagataatcaagtgcaagtgctctctaactcaaatgtgcaagatgatacaaatcaagcaagtacaagtggctctcatgataatgtgtaagatcaacaagtggctagtacatcatctcaacctaatgataaAGCAAGTTCAAGCAATGTTCCAATActctaaccaaccaatattgcaagggattattcattggacactataattggagatatctctagaggtgtacaaacaagatcaagattgacttcattttgtgagtatttctcatttatgtcatccattgaaccaaagaagatagaagaagcattgatcGATGTGGATTgtgtgaatgctatgcatgaagaattgaacaacttcactagaaattaAATATGGAAATTAGTTGAGAGACTAAAGAACCATAATGTGATTGAAACTAAATGGGTCTATAtaaacaaacaagatcaagatgggatgtagtaaggaacaaagcaagattggtagcataagatTACACTCAAATAggaggtcttgactttggagaaacatataccctGATTGCTAGATtataagcaattagaatcttgctagcctatgcttgtgcccacaacatcaagctctatcaaatggatgtcaagagtgcatttctaaatggctatatcaataaagaagtatatgttgagcaacctcccggttttgaaaatgacaagaagcccaaccatatgtataagttgaagaaggcattgtatggtttgaagcaagcacctagagcatgatatgagaggttgagggacttcctactctcaaaAGGATTCataatgggtaaggttgacatcACTCTTTTCACTAAGAAGATTGGAAAGGACTTGTTTGAGTTGCAAATctttgttgatgacatcatatttggataaaccaatcaagacttctgtaaagagtttgggaagatgatggctaatgagtttgagatgtccatgattgaagagtttAGTTACTTCCatgatcttcaaatcaagcaactgaagaatggtacatttgtgagtcaagacaacTACATCAAAGAtatactcaagaagtttgacatgaatgagagcaaagtcattagcacaccaatgggaacaaatggcaatttggatagtaatgcaagtggcaacatggtggatcaaaagttgtatcagtctatgattggaagcctactctatgtgacagcatcaaggccggatgtcatatttagtgtgtgcatgtgtgcaagattttaagcctcaccaagagaaagtcatttgaaggttacaaaaagaatattgaggtacttgaagcatacacaaaatattggtttgtcgTATCCCaatggagcaaagtttgagcttgttggatattcggactccgactatgcgtgatgcaaggttgaaatgaagagcaccttgggcacttgtcaattgttggggagataacttgtttcatggtcatcaaagaagcaaaatagtgttgcattatcaaccaccgaagccaaatacatatccaccagtagttgttgtgcataaattctttggatgaaggccacattgaatgactttggaatcaagttcaagaaagtgctattgctatgtgacaatgagagtgcaatcaagctaaccaataatctagttcaacatgcaagaacaaagcacattgatgtttgcCACCATTTTATTAGATATCatcaacaaaaagaggacatttgcattaggagtgtgggcatcgaagatcaacttgccgatatattcaccaagccattagatgagaagaagttttgcaagctaagaaatgagttgaacatattagatttctcaaatatgtgttgatgcacccccccacttatatgacatgcctctccttcaagcaatccaaagtAAAATtgtttggcatgacatacatccttagctaaggacttgtttagtgcatctagtaatTGCTCATGTCTTATAAGCCCATTCatgaaaaatcaaatgaatttgatgtttatatggtacaactattgcttctatggttgacttgatctagtggtagcatatgacatgtttgtgggcttgtgaacctagtatttgatctagaaaatgagctataagtgtttcactcaacatggtacaagataacccttgaaatgaggtgtgaagaagcttgtccttggatcaaaccgagttaaatatctttggcaagtgttctagattgaaccaaatttaggaaaatgatcctcaccccattgattgatattgataatcttaacttatctaaatttgaacctttgtggtctttaatggcaaagggggagaagtaattcacaaagatagggggagagaaacaaagatagagtGAAAAGATGACAAAGCGGGAGAAACATGAAagtaaagggatcaattaaaatttgagcacacaagtagggggagcaagctcataaacttgtatgttgcatttgaatatgcatttcatatgtttgcttgcatggcacaagttttaaattcaatatacatgcttgtgtggtgtatgctagttgtaagtttaaatgatgaaatgagaaactagcatgcataggatggttaGATATGCCTTGGTTTTGtttataatattgatctcactgaggtatctagtgtttatgTTTTGCAAGAAATTCCAAGTGGTATATAAGTAGCAATGGTGCTAAGGacggtatatttggtgcactccaattagtatcactgcttcaaaggtccatctcttataccttagcatcttttggatagacattactctcccacaactccaattcatgcatatgtggaagcttcaatccaaactcttagcacaaatgtaggggagctaatgctaccaattcggaatcatgaaacttgtccaaatccttttacacatggtaaatatgattgggcaagcaacatggattcaaataaatttcaattcatatctttgtgaaatgattgtcatcaattactaaaaagagggagattgaaagctctagtttagttttggtgaattgatgaaaccctaggtgctaaccCTTTTTACtctaaagtgatcatgagatagggtagcactattccaagtggtggagcaaatggagatgatcatgatgaggatgatggtggagtccatgaagatgatcaagtgctcaggcttggaaaagaagaaagagaaaaacaaaataggctcaagacaaaggtgaaatccatagggccatttttgtttggtgatcaagacacctagtgagtgtgatcatatttaggatagatagccatactattaagagaggtgaaactcatcgtgaaatgcggctatcaaagtgccactagatgttctaactcattgcatatgtatttagattctagtgagtgctaacacctttgaataatatttgtgaaaatatgctaacacacgtgcacaaggtgatacacttggtggttggcacatttgagcaagggtgaagtgttcGCGCTTGATAAGGAGCTGAAACAGGGGTGTTCGGACCCTGCTTGACTGCTTCACAGAAGCATCGGACCAGCCTCTAGTTGGGTCCGATGGCTAACCTTAACTAGGGTACTGACGTGGCTGCTTGAGAGAGCTCCTGGGGGAGCGTCAGACCGCCCTGGGTCCGACGGCTAGGCCTTGGACTCAGTCCGATGGCTCTAGAACCTCTTGGTGTAGATTTGACTGGTGTTGGACCCTCAGCAGTCTTAGTGGGGCTCGTGGAGGTGTTAGACCGACCACGCGCACTAGTTCATTCAGTGCCTGCGTGTGTGAATTTGCATGGACGCGACACGTAGCAGCGTCGGACTCATGGCTGGGTCCAACGGTTGGCATCGGACCAGGGGTCTGATCGGTTTTGTGCTCTCTAGACCTTACTGGAGCGCATCAGACCCTCCCTGTGTGGAGTCCGATGGTGGATCCGATGGCCTAGGGTCCGACCAGTGGTAATCAGTGCACAATCTGCTTGACCATTGACGGCAATGGTCGGCTCGTTTGACAAGGACGCGTGGCAGCATGGGAGTGGTCGTGGTAGGGCGTCGGACCCTACATCGAACGGTTCGACGGCCCGTGCAGTCCGAGTCTAACAGGTCACTTATGTGACCCAACagttctatttcatgggggcttctatttaaaccccatgtccggctcttgctcactctcttagccatttctattgagaatacatcctagtgagcatagccatctctctctcactcatcctacttgattgattcatcatttggtgacaattgagagcatccaagtgcattgctttgagtgattgcatctagaggcacttggtgatcgtgtttcgctgcgggatttgcttctttctcttggtgattgccgccacctagatggcttggtgcagcaaagatcgtcgagcagagggtggtgctTATCTTCAGCTCCGAtcagtggtgattgtgaggggttcttgacctttccctcgacggagagccaaaaggtactctagtggattgctcatggcttgtgtgatcctcatcttgtgttggttgtgcggcacccgattgcgggttaggcatgtgatgcctattagcgcgtggacctctaagtgagtgaatcgccacaacagagACTAGCttactggcaagcaagtgaacctcggatgaaaaatcattgtgtcatcttgtcactgggattcattggtattcattgtgaatTGATTGATTGTCACTTGCCACGACGGTATAAATATCAtcccctctcttgtatttacatttctagtgtagctaagctctttagtataattagttttgaTAGCTAGtttgtgtcttgtctagtggttagtgaggctctttagttagtctttgagagcttactAACTTAGCGGCAGTGACATAGCTACTTGTGTGAATtagagattatagcaactagaattgtaggataggaggcttgcatttttagtaggttagCGCAACTACTCGCTTCGCCGTTTAATTATCTAACTATTTGGCTTaattgttgttgtagaatttttaaataggctattcacccccctctagccattaggacctttcaccttgcCTGCCTCTTCCATACCGCTTCGCACTCCACCTCTTCCACGCCGCTCGGATGACTCCCCCGTGTCTTCCACATCGGCACTGTGTGGCTTGCGCCTCTTCCCCACATCGACGTCGCCATGACTCCCGCGCTAGCTCTCTCTTGCTCGCTCAACAACCCTACATctatatctacttttgcaacactcaAATGAAAtgattgcaacatatgtttaaaacagatgaaacatttaaatATAATTTTGCAACATAGTCATCCATAGAGGCAGTAGGACTTGACTTTTGAACTTTCTAACTGAAAACTGACGAATACTCCTTAGTTTAGCAGTTTCCCACTAGGCTATGAACTAACTCGCCTAATTAGTCCTAAGTATAAAAGCCATTTTGGTTGAATAACTAGGTAATTTTGTTGTTTTCATACATTCGTCAATTCGTAAATCAGTAGTTACAATAGGTGGTTCCGTCCTTTCGGCAGGAAGTACTACATAAGATAGCTATGGTTTCCTACTGTCCATTCGGCAAGAAGTAAGTACATAGCGATTTCCGCCCTTTTCAAAGCCTATTTTCCTCCTCGGTAACCGCAGTAGCTTGAGTCCTGACAAGTGAAATTCCCAATTCACACATAGAGGTGAGTGGCCATCGATCGAACATTATTCGCAATATCCGGGGAATGCAGCAGCTCACTCCTCTGGCACCCGAAATGAAATGGCTGAGGAGAAGAAGGTTCCTTTTGGGTATCCCCGGGAAGAGATCTAGTGGAGACGAGGTACGCCGGTAGCTCAGAGGATTAGAGCACGTGGCTACGAACCACAGTGTCGGGGGTTCGAGGGGTTCGAATTCCTCGTCGCCCACAGCCTTCCAAAGGGGGAAGGACCTTTACTTTTTCCCACGGTGTCGGGGGTTCGAATCCCTCCTCGCCCACAGCCTTCCAAAGGGGAAGGACCTTTACTTCCTCCATGAGGGTAGAAAAATCATGATCGGAATAGCGGACGTAAAGCTATAGAACTTGGGTATGCTCTTTTCTTTtgccattgcaatatatgcaacatctagataaaacacttgcaacatgtgtctgaaatagataaaacattttgaacaaatgcttgcaacatacgtgtatgactattgcaatatatgcaacatctgaaAACTACCATTGCAATATCCATGCAAAACATCTGaaatatacatctgaaacacttcaAACATGCGTTTTGCAACATAGGGAAGGCTGGGGCTGGTCGATTCTAGGCGTTGGGGTAGGAGTcgacggcgagcggcggcgcgcgagcaccaccatcATTAGCACCACTAGCATCGGCCTTGGCTCAGCCCGGCAGGCGGCGCGCGTGACGTGTGGGAGCAGGCTGCTGCCCGTGCGACGGGAGGAAGGGAGCGAGGCGTAGTGAGGCGGCAACAGCGAGCGTGGAGTGGGGCGGGGGCAAGCGGCGCACGACGCGGGTTTAGGCGCGCGGCATGCACGCACAAGTGAGCGGCACGGGTGGGTCGGTCCAGTCCGGACGTATCATTATCGTATATGTTATTTAGTACCTAATATACCGAATTATGGAATAATTTTTATTATACCGATTGTTCACAAATCACATGCGTTGCACATACAGACTTGCAGTATCAAGAATCAACGAGCAAGCTGTGCCGAACTCGGCTCGATTTGCTGTCATTCGTAAGGCCGTGTTAGGCCTTGTATAGAAAAGGCCTGTTGGGCCTGGAACACCACAGGTTTACTTCTGGGCCGGATCGAAAGTAGCACCGGTGGGCCCGAAACGTGACTCCTATCCCCTAGTCAAATCCATCCTGTCCGTCCGTTTCCCCTCGCCCGAATCCTAAAGCGCAGCACATCAGTCCAGAAGCCGCAGCCCGCAGGTAAGGTCGACAGAGAGCTCGACCTCTCGCCGACGGCGATATCCGGCGGCGGGGGCGGAGGACAGGATGGTGGCCGAGGGCAAGAGGTGGCGGTTCGCGATGGTGTGCTCTTCGAACATGAACCGGAGCATGGAGGCGCATTCGCAGCTGGGCCGCGCGGGGCTCGACGTCGAGTCCTATGGCACGGGCACCCACGTCAAGCTCCCCGGCCCCTCCCTCCACGAGCCCAACGTCTACGACTTCGGCACCCCCTATGGCGCCATCTACGACGACCTCCGCCGCAAGGACCCCGACCTGTCAGTACAAGCACTTACTGTCATCTTTCCTCTCCTCGCCTGACCTTGGGGACAAAATGTAGTGTTTAGGGTTCTGGATGGGGTTTCTGCGATATTCAGTGCGTATTTGATCGAAACAGATAGCAACCATTCTAAATCTTTTGAAATTTCGATGTCCCTGTTTGCAATGTCTCTTTGTGGGTGCCGAACGGGGGGGGGGCGGGGTTTGTGGCATTGCTTTCCCGTTTCTTTGTGGGTGCTCAACTTGCTTTGCCGGGCACCCTGCACGATAGCTTGAAAGTCGAAACGCTCTGCTCTCATTGGATTTCTGTGGCGAACCATCCAGGTACAAGAGGAATGGGTTGCTGCCTATGCTGAAGAGGAACACCTCGGTGAAGCTAGCGCCTCAGCGGTGGCAGGACAACGCCGGCGACGGGGTGTTTGATATGATAATGACCTTTGAGGAGAGGGTCTTCGACTTGGTTGTTGAAGGTAATTCATTCACCTCTGAACTGGAGCTGATTTTGGTCTAGGAGATTTATAAAGCCATTATAACTGAACAATGTTGTTAGGATGCATAGTTGTAGACATTCAGCCTGATCagctgagcttgctgctgcagtCTGCAGCTGCAAAGCTTCAGCTAACCAGGACCAACAGCAGAGAGGAACCATAAGCGGCACAGCAGCAGCCCACCGGAATTAACACTTTCTGATCAGGGCCATTAACTACTGGAAGCTAACATTTGTTTTTGTGTCCAGATATGAGTAACCGCGAGCCGAGGTTGATGAAGTGTGTGCTGATAATAAATATGGATGTCAAAGATAACCATGAAGAAGCTGGTGTTGGGGCAAAGCTTGCTGTAGAGTTGTGCCAGAAGGTAAAAGTAAGATACCATATGTAGTGCATAAGCTTTACTGAGTATTAAGTTGTTAGGCTTTGTTGTTAATGATGCTAATGGTAAGTAATCAGTAGGCTGAGGACCATGCGTGCCCTTAGGTTGGCAGCAAAATTAATTGTTAGTTCAAGACTCAAGTAAATAAAACTGAATGATAAATAAAGATCAAAATACATGCTACCTGGATGAATCAAATACCAAAGAGAAGCAAAACATCCTTCACACTCCTAATAATCTGCTTTGAGGGTTGCTTTTGTTATCCACTAGTCTCACTGCATGCTCACTGCTAGCGGTGGTGAGAGGTAACTAATggagaaaggagaaagggaaaCAAAGAGAGGCTGGCAAGATTTGGCAGTGGAACGGGAGGCTGCTGGGGTGCTCCAGTTTTGACTATCATGATCATGTACCACAGTAGTACTAAAAGTAACTTTGTTAACCAACTCTTGCGTTTATTTCTGGCTGTCATTGCTTGGTTATAGCAAATTATTTTCAAATGGGTTTCTCACATAATTCAATTGTTCTGATTGGTGAATACAGTCCTGTTTAACCGGTGCTCTGTTCCTTGGTATCTGTGGATTAATAAGCTCAAATTCGTGAATTCCCTTATTTTGGGTACCTGCTTTGATGTTGATATCATTGGCAGTTTTCATAgaccatcccccccccccccccccccaataaaAAAAATCAGTGTTTCAGAAATAAAGGCTCATAGCTTGCTTCATTGTAATTTTAGATGGTCAATTGATGTATGAAATCAGTACCCTGAATGTATGAACATTGCATCTTTCATAACTTATTTGGcaaaataatatttatttgagGTATTTCTTTTGTTTCCACATGCATCATTATAGAAGGCTTGTTTGCCTTGTTGtctttgtattatattatatggTATCTAATACAACATACATTTGTATATCACAATGATGTCAAAATGCTTCATGATGGTATTGTGCTGTGAATGGAATGCAACATTAACCTTTGCACTGTTGCAACACAATATTGCAGTGGTGGATTTAATGTGTATACTACTATTTTTCCATTAACCTCATATTCGGAATTTTCTGCCACAATTTTGTGTCCTTTGTCGATGGCAAAGATTCAATTTTCCAATGTTATTGCTTACAAATGTGAATCTACTAATGAAACTACACATGCTTTTGGTGACCAATGAGGAGTCAAACTTATATATGTTATTCCATTCCAGCTTGAAGCAATTGATGGTGACTGGGAGGACATAATTGATGACCTGATTACTGCATTTGAGAAGCAGCACAAGCGGAGGCTTGCATACAGCATTTCATTCtactaagggggtgtttagttcgcgaaatgaaaatttttggatgtcacatcggatgttttggagatgtcggaaggggttttcggatactaataaaaaaactaattacatagctcgtctggaaactgcaagacgaatttattaagcctaattaatccatcattagcgcatggtaggtactgtagcacttatggctaatcatggactaattagtcttaaaacattcgtctcgcgatttccaaccaaactgtacaattagttttttttttcgtctatatttaatactttatgcatgtgccgcaagattcgatgtgatagtttgaggtgaaaattttttggaactaaaccaggcctaacttGTATAGTCCCCTGTGCGGACACAGGTGGCAGTGGATGGTTGGTAACTTGGCATTGTAGTAAGCAACTGCACAGGAGTGAAGCATCAATGTTGTGTCAGTGTTGCTTAAATTCTTCCACGCTGACATTTGCAAAAACGGGAGATTTGTGGAGCTTAACCTAAGAAGAAATAACTTGCTCGTGCTAGCTGTTTTTTATTGCTTCACTGATGCTGGACAGTAAAGATGGCGATGTTGCATCAATGCCATCATCTCAAGCCCATGCCACGTACAAGATGTATATTGTTCCGTTTTGAGTTATGAATCTATGCGAGTGGATATGTGGGTGCTGTTTGTTGTTGTTCCTAGGTATAAAAATCAGAAAGCCATCAATGCAAACTGCGAGTACATGCATTTTTCGCTTCTTGACTGACTAAAAATCATCTGAAATGCATTCATCTATTTTTCTGGCCATGTTCAGCAACTTTATGGGTTATCGACATTGAAGTCGACAGGTTTTCGTGTCATTTTGCTGGCTGGTTTCTTTCCTGTCCCAAACTTGTGTACCGATGGCCTCTAAAGGGTAGAGAATTAAATAGAAAAGTATAGCGTTGTTCCTGAACTCCATTCCGTAGCACGTTACCGTCACTTGCGAGATTTCCATGTAGGGATGTTAGGGTCTTTTTGTTTGGGCATTGGTCTCCGTGATAACTTCTACAACCGGTCTGTTCGCTGGTatgaaacttagctgaaactggttgaaaaatactgttccggctgaattgctgtaagagaaaaatactgttctagctgaaaaaagaagccgaacaaaccgaatatgaggTAAACCGAACATGACAGACGTCCTCTATTCTAGGACAGAGGCTGCTAAGGCCGTCTGTAGTGTGGGAGCGGTGCCCCAAAATAAATGGGCCCGTTGTACAGTAATAGGCACCGCTGCCCACTCAGCTGTAGTGTGGAAAATTTTTGGGAGCGATGCCGTCTGCTACGGTTGGGACCCAGTTCCAATAAAATACTCTCGTTGCCTTCTTCGTTCGCGCGATGGAAAATTCCCCTTTCTCCCGTTCCTCTGACAGCGCTACAGTGAACAATTATTGTTTATGTTTTGGCACCGGGTGAATGAAGATTCACCGCTTCCAACTTTTCTGGCCCCAATCAAAACAAGCACCACTTGTTGCAGTGTTGGGAGTGATGCCCAAACACTCTCTCTCCTCTTTTGGGCATCACTCTCTGACCACACTGCAGAAGGCCTAAAGTTAGTCGATTTGAACATATCCAACCAATAGACTAGCCTGTAGCCTGGGCATTTGAATCATCCAACTCCCTTGTAGAAGTGACTTTGACATGATGTGTTCCGACCCTGCGAGGCAGCCTGCGGGCTCTGACTATTGTGGCCTCCTAGGAGGTCGTCACGGCTAGCTGGGAGGTGCCGGTGGACGGCAGGGAGGAGGGCTCGGCCGGCCGGAAGGAGGTGGCAGCCTGCTGGGAAGTGGCGGCGACGGCTGGCAGTTGGCGGCGATGGCAGTCACGTCGTGGCGCGTAGAAAGGGATCGCGCCCTGTGAAGTctcacagcaaaaaaaaaaaaaaaaaaggccgaGCAAAAATTGATGTGGAACCCAAATTTAATTTTTTGGAAGCCATTTTTGGGAAACTCTTGAAGATGATCTTCTTTTTTCCTCTCAATACCTTTTGGGGAGTTACACCACTACATGATTTGGGAAGAAAAAAATATAATACTCAAGATGCTCTTAGTTGAGCACCCAACTAAGGGTCTGGTTGAATAGTGCTAACTAATAGCTAATTATCAGTTACGAGTCCAAACACCCCCCTCAGAGTATGTTATTTACATTACTTGCTAAAATTAGTTGGGTAAATTTAAATGGATCCAACTAATGTACTACCTAAATGTTAGCTAGGCACCTAGCTAACAGACTATTTGGATCCTACCAGCTAATAGTCAGCTAGATCCAAACATGTC
Proteins encoded in this region:
- the LOC136505326 gene encoding uncharacterized protein, which codes for MVAEGKRWRFAMVCSSNMNRSMEAHSQLGRAGLDVESYGTGTHVKLPGPSLHEPNVYDFGTPYGAIYDDLRRKDPDLYKRNGLLPMLKRNTSVKLAPQRWQDNAGDGVFDMIMTFEERVFDLVVEDMSNREPRLMKCVLIINMDVKDNHEEAGVGAKLAVELCQKLEAIDGDWEDIIDDLITAFEKQHKRRLAYSISFY